From one Anaeromyxobacter diazotrophicus genomic stretch:
- a CDS encoding ExbD/TolR family protein gives MAVGGPSGGGDEDVEGGGGIFADINITPLTDIFLVLLIIFMVTTTAIAEQGGQNGGLKVSLPRAGKSAPSAEMHDLAVAVLEDGRTVVGGKVVDEEELSRLLERAHGDNPDTLVLVQADQGVAHGKVVAVMDLARRHGLSRLAIATREDPAAR, from the coding sequence ATGGCGGTGGGCGGGCCCAGCGGCGGCGGCGACGAGGACGTCGAGGGTGGCGGCGGCATCTTCGCCGACATCAACATCACGCCGCTCACCGACATCTTCCTGGTGCTGCTCATCATCTTCATGGTGACCACCACCGCCATCGCCGAGCAGGGCGGGCAGAACGGCGGCCTCAAGGTGAGCCTGCCCCGCGCCGGCAAGAGCGCCCCGTCCGCCGAGATGCACGATCTGGCGGTCGCGGTCCTGGAGGACGGGCGGACGGTCGTCGGCGGCAAGGTGGTCGACGAGGAGGAGCTGTCCCGGCTGCTCGAGCGGGCCCACGGCGATAACCCCGACACCCTGGTGCTCGTGCAGGCGGATCAGGGCGTGGCGCACGGCAAGGTGGTGGCGGTGATGGATCTCGCCCGGCGGCACGGGCTGTCGCGCCTCGCCATCGCCACCCGCGAGGATCCGGCCGCGCGCTGA